Proteins from a genomic interval of Nocardia sp. BMG51109:
- a CDS encoding potassium channel family protein, producing MGTTVVLLGAYFVLPFRRIAGISAVVVLVAGVLVVAVVCAWQIRRVLRGEYPFVQAVEALAATFGCYLVGYATVYFLLAAEPQNFNAPLTRLDALYFCVTVFTTVGFGDIVATAQVSRAVVLTQMIGNLILLGLAVRLLTASVRLRRGQLRDRDSLED from the coding sequence GTGGGCACCACAGTGGTATTGCTGGGTGCCTATTTCGTGTTGCCCTTCCGGCGAATTGCCGGCATTTCGGCGGTCGTCGTGCTGGTTGCCGGTGTGCTGGTGGTGGCCGTCGTGTGCGCCTGGCAGATTCGCCGGGTGCTGCGGGGCGAGTATCCGTTCGTGCAGGCGGTCGAGGCGCTCGCGGCGACATTCGGTTGCTATCTCGTCGGATACGCCACCGTGTATTTTCTGCTGGCGGCCGAGCCGCAGAACTTCAATGCGCCGCTGACGCGGCTGGACGCGCTCTATTTCTGCGTCACCGTGTTCACCACCGTCGGCTTCGGCGACATCGTGGCCACCGCGCAGGTGTCCCGGGCGGTCGTGCTCACCCAGATGATCGGGAACCTGATACTGCTCGGTCTGGCGGTGCGCCTGTTGACCGCCTCGGTCCGGTTGCGGCGCGGGCAGTTACGCGATCGCGACTCGCTCGAGGACTGA
- a CDS encoding LuxR C-terminal-related transcriptional regulator, which yields MTDSSVSIDITFPRFAFTPIARPELYVWLDTRVAAPDGGRVLLITGAAGTGKTVLIAQWAGDHLPRSRPDVRVGWVTAAADDDARGLCRAVAAAIGLEEAAPAGEADPDPDAAAAGLISALDRREHPTVLVVDDAHAITRPAAITYLERLLTGAPPNLTVVLCARHDPRLRWHTVDLHRRVSRLRATDLAFGEARAAQLCSRHHCALPAAELAVLLRLTHGWPALITIAAGHIAAHDDRSTAVAELADAPAPIAEFLADEVLAPLPGPVRRFVRVTSVPDTFTAALAEHLTGDAAPPVLHELVRTGFPMTRLARDGDVWFAYHPLLRAHLRAEARRHDDMDDLHLRTAGHYLSAGLPRPALHHLLRVPHSPHLPEFLRDNAMRLVLDGHGPDLFRRLDHGPVTADDPLLQALRGVAALEHGDVARAVVHLDTLYRQPVGAGTVAPDAWIGVLTSAVAAGIALTAGVGLTEFRIPEHDPATGQPDIDGYTAVQFGMVALAHDDTDAAEFRFRHGLALADCAGNGPLAVRAHNRLAFAAGVRGSITRMGEHADRAAAAAAQHGLGEGTEALRARIVAAFARYLQGEPVDRTLAAATGRTGRHLRVVAHLLEFDCAEDRYTAAETLRRSTAVLLRKPMPLPAVADLLLPHVVWVLLEVDATHSARLLIEQAATVLGDTRDVALARASVYLRNRPASAHTVLEPVLDDTAAAPAPSAVTAWLLEAAAQAALDNPPQARSALATAVRHAAPDRLVRPFLGISGVADLLDAHIGTLGHDNDFAALVRRHPAHRRRHRPPRLTATELTVLEQLPSGRTAQQIADILGVSINTVKTHLRGIHAKFGTSSRADALDSARRSGLL from the coding sequence ATGACCGATTCATCCGTATCGATCGATATCACCTTTCCCCGATTCGCATTCACGCCGATCGCACGGCCGGAACTGTACGTGTGGCTCGACACCCGGGTGGCCGCCCCCGACGGCGGCCGGGTCCTGTTGATCACGGGTGCGGCCGGCACCGGCAAGACGGTGCTGATCGCGCAGTGGGCGGGCGACCATCTGCCCAGGTCCCGGCCCGACGTCCGGGTCGGGTGGGTCACCGCCGCCGCCGACGACGACGCGCGCGGGCTCTGCCGCGCGGTCGCCGCGGCGATCGGTCTCGAGGAGGCGGCGCCGGCCGGCGAGGCCGACCCCGATCCGGACGCCGCGGCGGCCGGGCTCATCTCCGCGCTCGACCGGCGCGAACACCCGACGGTGCTGGTCGTCGACGACGCGCACGCGATCACCCGGCCCGCGGCGATCACGTATCTGGAACGCCTCCTGACCGGCGCGCCGCCGAACCTCACCGTGGTGCTCTGCGCACGCCACGACCCTCGGCTGCGCTGGCACACGGTGGATCTGCATCGGCGGGTATCCCGCCTGCGCGCAACGGATCTGGCGTTCGGCGAGGCACGCGCGGCGCAACTGTGCAGTCGGCACCACTGTGCTCTCCCCGCCGCGGAACTCGCCGTGCTGCTGCGGCTCACGCACGGCTGGCCGGCGCTGATCACGATCGCGGCCGGCCATATCGCCGCCCACGACGATCGGTCGACCGCGGTGGCCGAGCTGGCCGACGCACCGGCGCCGATCGCGGAGTTCCTCGCCGACGAGGTCCTCGCACCGCTGCCCGGCCCGGTTCGGCGGTTCGTCCGGGTCACGAGCGTTCCGGACACCTTCACCGCCGCGCTCGCCGAACACCTGACCGGCGATGCGGCGCCACCGGTCCTGCACGAACTGGTGCGCACGGGCTTCCCGATGACCCGCCTCGCCCGCGACGGCGACGTGTGGTTCGCCTACCACCCGCTGCTCCGCGCTCACCTGCGGGCCGAGGCGCGGCGCCACGACGACATGGACGACCTGCACCTGCGGACCGCCGGCCATTACCTGTCCGCCGGCCTGCCGCGCCCGGCGCTGCACCACCTGCTGCGCGTCCCGCACTCGCCGCACCTGCCGGAGTTCCTGCGGGACAACGCGATGCGGCTGGTGCTCGACGGCCACGGCCCCGACCTGTTCCGGCGACTCGACCACGGCCCCGTCACGGCGGACGATCCGCTGTTGCAGGCGCTGCGCGGCGTCGCCGCGCTCGAACACGGCGATGTCGCCAGGGCGGTCGTGCACCTCGACACGTTGTACCGGCAGCCGGTCGGCGCCGGCACGGTCGCACCGGACGCCTGGATCGGGGTGCTGACCTCGGCCGTCGCCGCCGGCATCGCCCTGACCGCCGGTGTCGGGCTCACCGAGTTCCGGATCCCGGAGCATGATCCGGCCACCGGGCAGCCGGATATCGACGGCTACACGGCGGTCCAGTTCGGGATGGTCGCCCTCGCCCACGACGACACCGACGCCGCCGAGTTCCGGTTCCGGCACGGGCTCGCCCTGGCCGACTGCGCGGGCAACGGACCGCTGGCCGTCCGGGCACACAACCGGCTCGCCTTCGCCGCGGGTGTCCGCGGATCGATCACCCGGATGGGGGAACACGCCGATCGCGCGGCGGCCGCGGCGGCGCAGCACGGGCTCGGCGAGGGCACCGAGGCGCTGCGGGCCCGGATCGTTGCGGCGTTCGCCCGATACCTCCAGGGCGAGCCGGTGGACCGCACGCTCGCCGCCGCCACCGGGCGCACCGGCCGGCACCTGCGGGTCGTCGCGCACCTGCTCGAATTCGACTGCGCGGAGGACAGATACACCGCTGCCGAGACGTTGCGGCGCAGCACCGCGGTCCTGCTGCGCAAGCCGATGCCGCTGCCCGCCGTGGCCGATCTGCTCCTCCCGCACGTCGTGTGGGTGCTGTTGGAGGTCGACGCCACCCACTCGGCACGGCTGCTCATCGAGCAGGCCGCCACCGTGCTCGGCGACACGCGCGACGTCGCGCTCGCGCGCGCGTCGGTGTATCTGCGCAATCGCCCCGCCAGCGCGCACACCGTGCTCGAGCCCGTGCTCGACGACACCGCCGCGGCGCCGGCGCCGAGCGCGGTCACGGCCTGGTTGCTCGAGGCCGCCGCCCAAGCCGCGCTGGACAATCCGCCGCAGGCGCGCTCCGCCCTGGCCACGGCCGTCCGCCACGCGGCACCCGACCGCCTGGTCCGCCCGTTTCTCGGGATATCCGGCGTCGCCGATCTGCTCGACGCGCACATCGGAACCCTCGGGCACGACAACGATTTCGCGGCGCTCGTGCGCCGCCATCCCGCCCATAGGCGCCGGCACCGGCCCCCGCGCCTGACCGCGACCGAACTGACCGTGCTCGAGCAACTGCCCTCCGGGCGGACGGCCCAGCAGATCGCCGACATCCTCGGCGTATCCATCAATACCGTGAAGACCCACCTGCGGGGCATCCACGCCAAGTTCGGCACCAGCTCCCGCGCCGACGCCCTCGACTCGGCCCGGCGCAGCGGTCTGCTGTGA
- a CDS encoding BTAD domain-containing putative transcriptional regulator, producing the protein MSEPHVQVFGPLQVLFGDRTARIGAGRQRSILGRLVLAGGKSLGVDRLIEDVWEGSPPPHAPSVLQVQIHNLRRILEPARRPRSQALILVSEGNGYALRLDSGNVDAWQFEALLRQYEDRVHQATGPPGPQERYRMLGAALSCWNGAAFESFSGASWAASESARLTDLRATTTEMRAQAALELDRIGEVVAVLRQQVEEFPGREESARLLALAQYRLGQQVEALATVRRVRDHLRSEYGIDPGPRLRELETALLNHTIVPDRPLTELRTEPLPAAPGASPPVTVLAAPDDAAVTGSAVTGSTAVGSTAVGSTVAGGGPEDGGPGGGTGAAEHSCYPAQHAAIVAAAAETRTVGTRLVWVVGDVGAGKTTLARAAAADLAGSGWTAAYANAPEVDGAPAAWVWREILAELGGESVLSEDRTGPVDAFTVVLAVAKRCRDITEHGPLAIVLDDMHRSDVASLQVLRQLVSWLRHQPVLIVVTVRGPEPSPGLRAAEAALADRVSERIELAGLDLPGTRKIAHSAGLVAPDRETVRWLHRRTGGNPLFVRELSKLMLTRGESRGLPQSVRAVLGERIERLPRGVLAVLQQLAVWGRAIDLDTLIGLSGTGDVADDIDAAAAAGLVGFDPHGRIALDHALIRDTVYDSIPPLRRRRMHWHAVEFLERRWLERPGDVADVAELAWHAARGATETTATHALGYVVAVARRCDLGGARADAAEHWYAAITLHDLAGHGADSAARSDRAALVDALCALTGALAYGGRSTAAREARRRAVELAEKLGDTALLVRALTCWRPPVIWGIRNWRAPEPCLVSKLEAALAQVRSPAERSRLLVTLVLESEAVGDAERVHRWAREAVASAEPARDAELSCAALNALAYAITGPATLDGWSRVADDLLHAARAGRLPEYQAVGHYVRFRAACRDTDLRAASRHASRAVEYASTGQVRPLLDMLVAFSAVVEVLRGDLDAAEAEYRRFDARVRQSGAANEEEALLAGALTVAWARGDVSGLVGRIADLYAAEPDLVAQVYAVALAHAGDTGRARTVFRRHGTVRTDFYWPVMAAFRARAAVALGEVEAARELLEALRSSSGTVVGLAGGTAVFGPMDAVLAELAESIGDAAAARTFRARATRVLRRIRVDLAAMDSDRPHPHPIDGTDAAEDADTELVCR; encoded by the coding sequence ATGTCGGAACCGCATGTTCAAGTGTTCGGTCCATTGCAAGTCTTGTTCGGCGATCGGACCGCTCGTATCGGCGCGGGCCGACAACGGTCGATACTCGGGCGGCTGGTACTGGCGGGAGGAAAGTCACTCGGTGTCGATCGGTTGATCGAGGACGTGTGGGAAGGGTCACCGCCGCCGCATGCCCCTTCGGTGTTACAAGTCCAAATCCACAATCTGCGCAGAATCCTGGAGCCCGCCCGGAGACCGCGGTCGCAGGCGCTGATTCTGGTCTCCGAGGGCAACGGATACGCCCTCCGGCTCGATTCCGGAAATGTCGATGCGTGGCAGTTCGAGGCGCTGCTGCGACAGTACGAGGATCGGGTTCACCAGGCGACCGGCCCGCCCGGTCCGCAGGAACGATATCGAATGCTCGGCGCGGCACTGTCCTGCTGGAACGGGGCCGCTTTCGAATCCTTTTCCGGAGCCTCGTGGGCCGCGTCGGAGTCGGCGCGCCTGACCGATCTGCGCGCCACCACAACCGAAATGCGTGCCCAGGCCGCGCTCGAACTCGACCGGATCGGCGAGGTGGTGGCGGTGCTCCGGCAGCAGGTCGAGGAGTTTCCCGGTCGTGAGGAAAGTGCCCGCCTGCTGGCATTGGCGCAATATCGGCTCGGACAGCAGGTGGAGGCGCTGGCGACCGTGCGCCGGGTACGCGATCATCTGCGCTCGGAATACGGAATAGATCCGGGACCGCGGCTGCGCGAATTGGAAACGGCATTACTGAATCACACGATCGTTCCGGACCGGCCGCTCACGGAGCTGCGGACGGAGCCGTTGCCGGCCGCCCCCGGGGCGTCTCCGCCCGTCACCGTGCTCGCCGCACCGGACGACGCCGCAGTGACCGGCTCCGCAGTGACCGGCTCCACTGCGGTCGGCTCCACTGCGGTCGGCTCCACAGTGGCCGGCGGCGGGCCGGAGGACGGCGGGCCGGGCGGCGGGACCGGGGCGGCGGAACACAGCTGCTACCCCGCCCAGCACGCCGCGATCGTCGCGGCTGCGGCGGAGACCCGGACCGTCGGCACGCGGCTGGTGTGGGTGGTCGGCGACGTCGGCGCGGGCAAGACGACGCTGGCTCGCGCGGCGGCAGCGGATCTCGCCGGTTCGGGCTGGACCGCCGCCTACGCGAACGCGCCCGAGGTCGACGGCGCACCCGCCGCGTGGGTGTGGCGGGAGATTCTGGCGGAGCTCGGCGGGGAGTCGGTGCTGTCGGAGGATCGCACCGGGCCCGTCGACGCGTTCACCGTCGTCCTCGCGGTGGCCAAGCGGTGCCGGGACATCACCGAGCACGGTCCGCTCGCGATCGTGCTGGACGATATGCACCGTTCGGACGTGGCGAGCCTGCAGGTGCTGCGCCAGCTGGTGAGCTGGCTGCGCCACCAGCCCGTGCTGATCGTCGTGACCGTCCGCGGTCCCGAACCGTCACCGGGGTTGCGCGCCGCCGAGGCGGCACTGGCCGATCGGGTGAGCGAGCGCATCGAACTGGCGGGGCTCGACCTGCCGGGGACGCGGAAGATCGCGCACAGCGCGGGACTCGTCGCACCGGACCGGGAGACCGTGCGGTGGCTGCACCGCCGGACCGGCGGCAATCCGCTGTTCGTCCGGGAACTGTCGAAACTGATGCTGACCCGGGGCGAGTCGCGGGGGCTGCCGCAGAGCGTCCGGGCCGTACTGGGCGAGCGGATCGAACGACTTCCCCGGGGCGTGCTGGCCGTGCTGCAGCAGCTCGCGGTGTGGGGCCGGGCGATCGATCTCGACACCCTGATCGGGCTGTCGGGGACCGGTGACGTCGCCGACGACATCGACGCCGCGGCCGCCGCCGGTCTGGTGGGATTCGACCCGCACGGCCGGATCGCGCTGGACCACGCGCTGATCCGGGACACCGTGTACGACAGCATCCCGCCGCTGCGCCGGCGCCGGATGCATTGGCACGCGGTGGAATTCCTGGAGCGGCGCTGGCTGGAGCGACCGGGCGACGTCGCCGACGTCGCGGAGCTGGCCTGGCACGCGGCGCGGGGTGCTACGGAGACGACCGCGACGCACGCGCTCGGCTACGTCGTCGCGGTCGCCCGCCGCTGCGATCTCGGCGGCGCCCGGGCGGATGCCGCCGAACACTGGTATGCCGCGATCACGCTGCACGACCTGGCCGGGCACGGCGCGGATTCGGCCGCCCGCTCCGATCGCGCGGCCCTGGTGGACGCCCTGTGCGCGCTGACCGGAGCGCTCGCCTACGGCGGCCGCAGCACCGCGGCGCGCGAGGCCCGGCGGCGCGCGGTCGAACTGGCCGAGAAGCTCGGCGACACCGCGCTGCTCGTCCGGGCGCTCACCTGCTGGCGCCCGCCGGTGATCTGGGGGATCCGGAACTGGCGCGCACCGGAACCGTGCCTGGTGAGCAAGCTGGAGGCGGCGCTCGCGCAGGTGCGGTCGCCGGCCGAGCGCTCCCGGCTGCTGGTGACGCTGGTCCTGGAGTCGGAGGCGGTCGGCGACGCCGAACGGGTGCACCGATGGGCGCGCGAGGCGGTCGCCTCGGCGGAGCCGGCCCGGGACGCCGAGCTGTCCTGCGCCGCGCTCAACGCGCTGGCGTACGCGATCACCGGACCCGCGACGCTGGACGGCTGGTCTCGCGTCGCGGACGACCTGCTGCACGCCGCGCGCGCCGGGCGCCTGCCCGAGTATCAGGCCGTCGGCCACTACGTGCGATTCCGCGCAGCGTGCCGCGACACGGACCTCCGCGCGGCGAGCAGGCACGCGTCCCGCGCCGTCGAGTACGCGTCCACCGGCCAGGTGCGGCCGTTGCTGGACATGCTGGTGGCCTTCTCGGCCGTCGTCGAGGTGCTGCGCGGTGATCTCGACGCCGCCGAGGCCGAGTACCGGCGGTTCGACGCGCGCGTGCGGCAGTCCGGGGCCGCCAACGAGGAGGAGGCGCTGCTCGCCGGCGCGCTGACGGTGGCGTGGGCGCGCGGCGACGTGTCGGGTCTGGTCGGCCGGATCGCCGATCTGTATGCCGCCGAACCCGATCTGGTGGCCCAGGTGTATGCGGTGGCGCTGGCCCACGCGGGGGATACCGGCCGGGCCCGGACGGTGTTCCGGCGGCACGGCACGGTGCGCACGGACTTCTACTGGCCGGTGATGGCGGCATTCCGGGCGCGGGCAGCGGTCGCGCTGGGTGAGGTGGAGGCGGCGCGGGAACTGCTGGAAGCGCTGCGGTCCAGTTCGGGAACCGTGGTCGGGCTGGCCGGCGGCACGGCCGTATTCGGTCCGATGGACGCCGTGCTCGCGGAGCTGGCGGAGTCGATCGGCGACGCCGCGGCCGCCCGCACGTTCCGGGCCCGCGCCACGCGCGTGCTGCGCCGGATCCGGGTCGATCTGGCCGCGATGGATTCGGACCGGCCGCACCCGCATCCGATCGACGGCACCGACGCGGCCGAGGACGCCGATACGGAACTGGTGTGCCGATAA
- a CDS encoding SHOCT domain-containing protein — MGTVEYARLVASFGKVENMSFWDVVWLIVLGFLFIAYLMLLFSIFADLFRDHGVSGWMTALWVVFLIVFPFLGALVYLIVRGGSMTERSAAETLRRRDAEVQYIRRVARSDTTAQLADAYKLLEDGAITEAEFERIKRSVLG; from the coding sequence ATGGGCACCGTCGAATACGCACGGCTCGTCGCATCGTTCGGAAAGGTCGAGAATATGTCGTTCTGGGACGTCGTCTGGCTCATCGTGCTCGGCTTCTTGTTCATCGCCTACCTGATGCTTCTGTTCTCGATATTCGCCGACCTCTTCCGGGACCACGGCGTGTCCGGGTGGATGACAGCGCTGTGGGTGGTGTTCCTGATCGTGTTCCCGTTCCTGGGCGCGCTCGTCTACCTGATCGTCCGGGGCGGCTCGATGACCGAGCGGTCCGCGGCGGAAACGCTGCGCCGCCGGGACGCGGAGGTGCAGTACATCCGCCGGGTGGCACGCAGCGACACGACCGCACAACTGGCCGACGCATACAAGCTGCTCGAGGACGGCGCCATCACCGAAGCCGAATTCGAGCGCATCAAACGATCGGTGCTCGGGTGA
- a CDS encoding universal stress protein, translated as MTAYRSIVVGTDGSDSSYVAVDKAAALAGDAQATLYIACAFYPTDDRDVAAAADVLKDEAYQVRGSAPTNEILRTARDRATAAGAANIVEKSIVGEPVESLLTLVKEVEADLLVVGNRGLNTLTGRLLGSVPSDVARKSRTDVLIVHTVR; from the coding sequence ATGACCGCCTACCGATCCATTGTCGTCGGTACCGATGGCTCGGACTCGTCGTATGTCGCCGTCGACAAGGCCGCCGCATTGGCGGGGGACGCGCAGGCCACCCTGTACATCGCCTGTGCCTTCTACCCGACCGACGACCGGGACGTCGCCGCCGCGGCCGACGTGCTCAAGGACGAGGCATATCAGGTGCGCGGCTCGGCGCCCACCAACGAGATCCTGCGCACCGCCCGGGACCGGGCCACCGCGGCCGGCGCCGCCAACATCGTCGAGAAGTCGATCGTCGGCGAGCCCGTCGAATCGCTGCTGACGCTGGTGAAGGAGGTGGAGGCCGATCTGCTGGTGGTCGGCAACCGCGGCCTGAACACCCTGACCGGCCGGCTGCTCGGCTCGGTGCCCTCGGACGTCGCCCGCAAGTCCCGTACCGACGTGCTGATCGTGCACACCGTGCGCTGA
- a CDS encoding WhiB family transcriptional regulator encodes MNWRKEAACRDAVPGIFHPPPPPRGDPRPALAYCRRCSVVADCARHSLAVGLPREIAAGVWPVGDRGSAVHLRDIAAGRGPQRRCVRCWRVISAGSPERTCRLCGFVEIPV; translated from the coding sequence GTGAACTGGCGAAAAGAGGCGGCCTGCCGCGACGCGGTGCCGGGGATCTTTCATCCCCCGCCGCCACCCAGGGGAGACCCCCGGCCGGCGCTCGCGTACTGCCGGCGTTGTTCGGTGGTTGCCGACTGCGCCCGGCATTCGCTGGCGGTCGGTCTGCCGCGCGAGATAGCCGCCGGAGTATGGCCCGTGGGCGATCGGGGCAGCGCAGTGCATTTGCGTGATATTGCGGCCGGACGCGGTCCGCAACGACGGTGTGTGCGGTGCTGGCGGGTCATTTCCGCCGGGTCGCCCGAACGAACCTGTCGTCTGTGCGGGTTCGTGGAGATTCCGGTGTGA
- a CDS encoding SulP family inorganic anion transporter, protein MGGRDLARAHEPDSVIRRFAVVPEGFPARLRADVSAGFTVSAMAVPEAFACSAIAGVSAMSGLYALVPALILHAIAGGSRQLVVGPTPGTAALSAAVAAVAATEGHRVAAVALLCGLAGLGAGLARLGFVTAAISPVVRHGFGAGLAVLIGVGQIPTLLGLHDVSGRPWERAWSTAARLDQLHWRTAVLGAGCLLLMMVLRRWCPLVPAALVAAVVGIAAVRLMVWESKGVAVANDIEAGLPRIGAPAGIAPGEYAVLAGPALAALAIGFAGGAAITGTLVAQGGDPVPANRELVGLGLANLGAALCSGMMVGPDAGHSRVLRDAGARGRLGGIVTAACAMLVLVGLIGMFEGLPTTVIAATAIVLAVRVAEPAELRRLCRMWRERRGSLYEDAVRADLAAASATAAAVLAFGVLPGLLTGIGISSVLLLRRAIRPAVTTGKPGGDGRFAGPSAARRQLLVLRVESCLYFANVDRWRQRVCRQCTAHTRVVVLDTEACPIIDTAAAQALGELSTALAWRGIGVRLARPALAIPDASRQAWSGGGPITVYPTVAAAVADVR, encoded by the coding sequence GTGGGCGGTCGCGACCTGGCACGCGCACACGAGCCCGATTCGGTGATCCGGCGGTTCGCCGTTGTGCCGGAGGGTTTTCCCGCACGCCTGCGCGCCGATGTGTCGGCAGGCTTCACCGTCTCGGCGATGGCGGTGCCGGAGGCGTTCGCGTGCTCCGCCATCGCCGGCGTCTCCGCGATGAGCGGGCTGTACGCGCTGGTTCCCGCGCTGATCCTGCACGCGATTGCCGGTGGCTCGCGGCAGCTCGTCGTCGGGCCCACACCGGGGACCGCGGCGTTGTCGGCGGCGGTCGCGGCGGTGGCCGCGACGGAGGGGCACCGGGTCGCGGCGGTGGCTCTGCTGTGCGGGCTCGCCGGCCTCGGGGCCGGACTGGCCCGCCTGGGCTTCGTGACGGCGGCGATATCCCCGGTGGTGCGGCACGGATTCGGGGCCGGACTGGCCGTGCTGATCGGAGTCGGGCAGATTCCGACACTGCTCGGGCTGCACGATGTTTCGGGTCGGCCCTGGGAGCGGGCCTGGTCGACGGCCGCGCGACTGGATCAGCTGCACTGGCGGACGGCGGTACTCGGTGCCGGCTGCTTGCTGCTGATGATGGTGCTGCGGCGGTGGTGTCCGCTGGTGCCCGCGGCACTGGTCGCGGCGGTCGTCGGCATCGCCGCCGTCCGGCTGATGGTGTGGGAGAGCAAGGGCGTCGCGGTGGCGAACGATATCGAGGCCGGGCTGCCCCGGATCGGCGCGCCGGCGGGGATCGCGCCCGGTGAGTACGCCGTCCTGGCGGGACCGGCGCTCGCCGCGCTCGCGATCGGGTTCGCGGGCGGGGCCGCGATCACCGGAACGCTTGTCGCACAGGGCGGTGACCCTGTGCCCGCGAATCGGGAACTGGTCGGGCTCGGCCTGGCCAATCTGGGTGCGGCGTTGTGCTCGGGCATGATGGTGGGCCCCGATGCGGGACACAGCCGGGTCCTTCGTGACGCGGGCGCTCGCGGCCGGCTCGGCGGGATCGTCACCGCGGCCTGCGCGATGCTCGTCCTGGTGGGTCTCATCGGCATGTTCGAGGGACTGCCGACGACGGTGATCGCCGCGACGGCGATCGTCCTGGCGGTCCGGGTGGCCGAGCCCGCCGAACTGCGGCGCTTGTGCCGGATGTGGCGGGAGCGGCGGGGCAGCCTCTACGAGGACGCCGTACGCGCGGACCTCGCGGCGGCATCGGCTACTGCCGCCGCCGTCCTGGCGTTCGGTGTCCTGCCGGGCCTGCTGACCGGGATCGGCATCTCGTCGGTGCTGCTCCTGCGGCGTGCGATCCGGCCGGCCGTCACCACCGGAAAACCCGGTGGTGACGGCCGATTCGCGGGCCCCTCGGCGGCACGCCGCCAGCTGCTCGTGCTGCGGGTGGAGTCGTGCCTGTATTTCGCCAATGTGGATCGGTGGCGACAGCGGGTCTGCCGGCAGTGCACGGCTCACACCAGGGTGGTCGTCCTGGATACCGAGGCGTGTCCGATCATCGACACGGCCGCGGCGCAGGCGCTGGGGGAGTTGAGTACCGCACTGGCCTGGCGCGGTATCGGCGTGCGGCTGGCCCGTCCCGCTCTCGCGATCCCCGACGCGTCGCGGCAGGCGTGGTCCGGGGGCGGCCCGATCACGGTGTATCCCACGGTGGCGGCGGCCGTGGCGGACGTGCGTTGA